ctgcatgtgtagggtgtgcttgacttgttataactggcgtagctgcctctcaagtaaaattgggaaaaggcaaaaaaattatcttgtcaagtagtctaatcacacacacacaccctctagacatactttcgatcctacacataTATAGCAAGGATCTTCATGCCAGATTCACCGACCATTGCCTTGTGTTTTCCCAAGCATAAGCCTCGGCCGGGGGGGTCATGGTGCACAACGACCTGTGGCATGTGTCGACGTCATACCTTCCTTCCAACCTTACTACACAACTTTCTTCCACATGCATCTCTTGCCTCACCTTATCAACAAGTTCATCAAGAGTTGGATCCTTAGGGAAACACAACGCAAGGCTTTCGATGTTCACAAACTCCACACCAGTGCTGCGAGATTGCATGTTAAGAGCGTCGTCGTGATGTAAATGCACTACATTATGATACGCCATCCTAAATAAAAAGCCAATATAGACAACATTAACCCACATCGCGTGCACTGGTTGGCACCCCATATTACCTAACGGTATGTAATACATGACTGATATACATCCTGCCAAGTTGAATCGTAAGAAGATTACCTGCTGCTTTCAGCATATCTGGCCGATGCCGCGTCATCTCCACTCTTCTACCGCTCAAGATTTGGGGTTGGGCGGAGGTTGGTAGGAGGTTGGTAGGACAAGGGGATGCCGCCAGGGCTGCTGCTTTCGACAGGGGCAATATTGTGTgtatgacgggctccctggaatgACCGCCGGATCCGTGGGAAAGGCGACGGGGAACTACGAGTCTGGCTCTGTGGAGTGGACGCTAGGAAGGGGGCGACTTGTTTCAGGGTGGGTGGGGAAGCGGGGGTAACCGGAGCTCAAATGGACAAATTGCAccgcgatgattttttttaaaaatacgCACCTATTACGTTAGCGCGAATGCAAAAAAAAAAGACAAGACGGAAGAACAAACTCATCAGTTAAGACATGGACGAGGTCAACATGAAACACCGAATTGAAGCACACACAACCGAGACGACATGGCACGCCTTTTTGAAAGTCAGCGCGCCGTATATATGATAATCCATGCCAAACAACAAGGCATGCTATGCGTTGCGCCAAACGGACTAACATTTTTAATATGTTGTTCCGCCTATTTGTGAGGCATTTTAACCGTCGGTCAGAACATCCAAGCATAACATCAGATCTTATCTGTAAGGCGCTATAGGCGGGGTCAGGCGAGGAAATAAGATTTTTTGAAGGTCAATGCACGACATAAGATTTTTTTAGTAAAAATAATACGCCAGGTGGACTCGTCCCATCAGCGCTGTAACATACAGTAGTATTTTGTGCTCTGTCAGTCTTAATGAAATGACCCGCAATCCTCTTGCATGTTCAGGAAAATAAAAAGGGATCTCGATAGCCTATGGCTCTCGCCAACTGCACAACAGCTGAAGCTCGGAAGTATATGCTGTATCCAAGAAACCTTGTATCGGAGGAACAGTTGCAGCTTCCGATTCTCAGTATTTGGTGAAATCAAAACTTTCCGATACCAGAACTGAATACCTTGCCTCAGCAGCGAACTGAATACCTTTCATCAGCCGCGAACCGAATGTGTCTATGTACGGTTGCATACACAAGAAATTTCCTAGCAAACCATGAAACACGAGCTATGAAGAGTTGATAGCCACATAACAGCAACCACTTATGCATCCTCATCACCAACATCATCCACACATCATAAGGACAGTTCTTGGAGAAATAGTTCATCTCACATCCAAAGATATCAGCAACAGCAAACCACATGTATTGAGGCTGAAGAAAAGTTGATGAAAAACAATCATATGAAGGATACGACATTATCATAATTCTTACTGAGCTCCAAAAACACGTAGCCGCTCCAAAAACACGTAGCCATATTTTCTGGAAATTGATTAATAATGCCAAAGTAGCAACAGATTATTCTTTACAATCCAGTGCTAGTAAGAGTACAGCACTATGATAACAATCCATCAAAGGACTATCCGAGCAACAAAAAGGTGAATTATCAAACCGACACAAATGACAGCACAGCACCATAGGATTCATCCTACAGTCAGTGCTCTTAGCCGATAAGCATTTTGTTATCCTCCAAGAAACTGTAGGTCGGGACCTCCAGGTTGTAGGGTGCTGGTCCCTTCCTGATTCTACCTGAGATGTCGTAGTGTGAGCCATGACATGGGCAGAACCAGCCACCGAAGTCCCCAGAGTTGGGCAGGGGAATGCAGCCCAGGTGAGTGCAGACACCAATGACAACAAGCCACTCAGGGTTCTTGACACGCACCGCATCCTCCTGTGGATCACGGAGAGATGCAACATCAACACTATTGGCCAGCTTCACATCGTCTTCAGTCCTGCGCCTGATGAAAACTGGCTTGCCCCGCCACTTTACAGTCACAGTGGTACCGGGCTCAATACTTGACAGGTCAACCTCAAGGGAAGCAAGCGCAAGCACATCCTTACTTGCTGACATACTCAGGACAAACTTTAGGACGAGCAAACGCAACAACGAGGCATACACAAATCTCCCACCGCTCAACACAAAGTAGGCAAAGGCACGCTTGCTGGGGTCACCAGGTGGGTACCTCTTGTGGTTATACTCGTCGTAGACAATTTTGGCACAGGGATTCTTCAGAGCAGCCGCAGTTGCTGGGAGCTCAGCCAACCCTACATCCTGGCTCCTCGGAACAAGAGATTCAGCCGAAAAGCCTGCACAAGAAAGCAAATAGATTAGATATGTGAAATACCAAAAGAAACAAGAAACCAACATGGCAACAGCAGTGGCATTATTATCTCTTCCCAAATTTATGTTGTAATAATACAAAGCAGCACAGGGAAGAACTAGACCAACCCACACAACCAAAGTTGCACTTATAAGCAAGAAAATTatattccctccgtcccaaaataaatgactcaaaagtgactcaagttgagtcacttattttgggacggaggaagtacatgcCAACCAACCACGCAATAAAATTATTTCTAAACAAATTAACAGGTTTTCTATGGTTTGGGAAATACTTGCTAGCTAATATTGGAGGGGAACAAACAAACATCCAAAACACAAATCTGCCTGTCATTTTCCTTTAGGGATTAGAAAGGGAACAGAAAATTCCTGCAAGAACGTCACACTGGTATGATGCATATGGTCACAGGAAATTTCGTAACAATGTTGATACAAGATGTGTGTGTAAAGTAGAGTACTACAGAGACACCCCAAAAGTCCCTGCTCGCAGCACTtgtaacatactccctccgttccaatatATATAATGTGCATAACTTTTTGAGCAAAATAACCCGCCGAACTCCAAATCCCAAACCTCCCCGTCATACGCAGCCATTCGCCTCCAGAAGAGAGTCTGACGGGGAGATAGGTGGCGGAGGCGGCGCCGCCGTGGCGGTCAGCACTCAACAGTGTGATCGATGAAGGACGtgagagggagaggagaaggcAGGGTGTGCCGCTGTCGGAGAAGGCGATGGCGGCCAAGAAGGCTGGGAATCGACCAGCGGCGCCGCGAATCACTGGAGATGGAGGTGGATCAAAGTTGTTCAATGTGCACGGCCGTCAGATCGGCATGACCAGCCCGGTGTCACCGCGTCCATGGCCGATGGCGACCGCGCAGGAGATCGGGAATCGACGAGCGGCAGCAGGAACCTCGCGTGTGTGATTCTGCATTGGCATGGCCACGCCCGACGTCCCTGCCCTGCTTCTCGTGTCCATGGCTGACTTCTTCGCGCCCACCACCGACTGTCGGCGTCACCGCGTCCATGCGCATCTGGGTCTGGCTTTTTCGTGACCACCGTGTGCGCCACCGGCAGCCGGCATCACAGCATCCATGTGCGTCTGGATCCGGCTTTTTCGTGACCACCGCGTGTGGCACCGGCAGCTGGTGTCACTGCATTTGCGTCcggcttctccacaaccaccacgtCCATGTACAGCTTCCCTGTGTCCACCGCCAGTGTCCAGCGTCTCTGAATCCGCGTACAGCTTCCCTGTGTCCACTGCCAGTGGTAGGCGTTTCTACGTTCAGCTTCCCCGTGTGCGGCTTCGTCATGCTCGTGCTGGAGAGTAGTGTTGGCAACGCTAAAGATGGATGAAGTACTAATCAGTACTGCTTGGACCTGAGCCTGGGATTGAAACGGAGCGGGGGCTTTCTGGTCCAAAAATTAATGCCAGCACACTGATTGGAATGCGAGATCAAGACTATGTGCACTACATATCGGAATGCAGTACATTAACAGATTGAACAATTTGAATTAACTTAACTTTTGTCCGTGTTAAATATACTGCAATGAAATCTTGCATGAATTTCAGGCACATGTTACCGCTTACCAATCACACAACTCAATTACAAAATTCAGACTGAAAAGCTAAAATGACATACTTCTATTCATTTTTCAAAAGCCATGTAAAAAGACCATTCTGTCAAAATGGGCATAAAAGGATTTAAAAGTTGCAGGATTTTGTATGAGAAGAGAATTTTAAGAAATTAGAACAAAACTAACACCAAAACAGCTCTATAATGTTGAAGTATATATGTTTAGCCCTTTCTATAAGTTTGGACTTTTGGttacgttggctagtgcatgaaacttaacatggtTCCAGGGCCTAAgatcttgagttcaagtcctggctttcGCAATTTATCTACAATTATTGTTGCCCCCTCTCTGCCCACATGTAGGCCTCTTGAGCCATACCTATGAGTCTATTCACGTGTTGGCTTCCTGCATCACACGTCAAAGGGAGTGTTTAAGTATAcgtggattgcctagcccttaCCATCAATCCGGGCTTTTGGtttcgttggctagtgcatgaagcatcagtttggacttttggttgagttggctagtgcatgaagcttaacatatcAGACCAATTAGAACAAACCAGACACAAGTCCGTAAAAATAAAAACCATCAGTCAAAACTGTTCAGGAATAAACGAGACCAGCATAATCGAAAGCATAACTTCAATAATCTACACAGTAAAAAACATACAACTAATACCATCCAATCCAGCAGCTAAAACGATGGTTGGACACAGCGGAtggctctctctcccccctcccaGCACTCCACCATCGATTGCCGCCAAAGTCCCGGCGGCCAGCTCCAGCCTTTGCCCACACCCGTAGCCCGTGCCATCTTACAGGAGTCACCACACATGACTCTCCCACCATAGCTCTCGACTTGGCTCCGACGTTCACACCAATGCCGCCAACTCCACTACCCAAAGCTCAAAGGTCACCTGTGTCTTGGATGGATTTCGCGACGATGAACCCCCACACTACCTCAATGCTGGGGGTGCAGGGACGCCATGGGGCTGGACTTCCAAGATCATATCTGTCTTGGCCTCCACGTCCACATCACCTCTAGCTCGTCTTCGATGACAATCTCCCCGCTGCTCTCCTCCAAGCTTGTTCTAGTGGCTCTCCATACGAGTAGGGTAAGATCCATCTCTCCACAGCTCTTCTCGTTTAAGGTTGTGCAATACATCCGAGATGCACCTCTAGTTACGCAAGAGTGCAAGCACACAAGCAGATGACCGGACCTTGTAGTTCTCCTTAAAGACCCCATCTTGGACCGCAACTATTACATCTCACTTGTGGACGAATCCTCCCTTCCAACTCTTCACTGCAAGGATCAACTCATCGACGGTCCCTTATTTAGAAGGGAAATGGAGAGGAAATCCTCCAACGGTCCCCTGGCCTACTCCTATAGCTGGGCCGAATCCTAAACTGCGAGCGTAAACTGGGAATTTCAAATTGTAACCGTCTCCAGCCTATGCCGACTAACTGACACATCCAAGCCGAAATTATGCGCGAAATCTGGGAAGTTCAAATTGTTGCCCTCTCCAACATGCACACCCTACACCGATCACATCCAAGGCCTATCCCATTAACGACCCCAAACTTCACTACCAAAGGGTCCTCAATTCTTGGCCAGATACCGGAAAGCacgctccctctctggtgcggagCACCCTACGTTCATCCCAATGGCCTCGGCTCCATTGCAAAGGGACACACACATCGCATGTATTAAGGTGAATTCTATCCTTTGTGTATACTTG
This genomic stretch from Hordeum vulgare subsp. vulgare chromosome 6H, MorexV3_pseudomolecules_assembly, whole genome shotgun sequence harbors:
- the LOC123402009 gene encoding cytochrome b-c1 complex subunit Rieske, mitochondrial-like; translation: MLRVAGRRISSHLAWRPAAAASAGRTPLVGGLPGEDFPWDQNPRFAIESPFYVAARGFSAESLVPRSQDVGLAELPATAAALKNPCAKIVYDEYNHKRYPPGDPSKRAFAYFVLSGGRFVYASLLRLLVLKFVLSMSASKDVLALASLEVDLSSIEPGTTVTVKWRGKPVFIRRRTEDDVKLANSVDVASLRDPQEDAVRVKNPEWLVVIGVCTHLGCIPLPNSGDFGGWFCPCHGSHYDISGRIRKGPAPYNLEVPTYSFLEDNKMLIG